The genomic DNA TTGATTTCATGATTGAAAATGCATCAAAGGTTCCTTTTGATTTTTATTTTTCAGCTCCGTCCTGTGTTCCTGCAACTGTCTTTGAGACATCAGGGGCTATTTTGGACAGTGATGACATTTATAAATTGATGAGTAGGGATGAAATTGTGGCTCTTGGGGAAATAATGAATTTTCCGGGGGTTATTGATGATGACTTTGAAGTTCTTTCAAAGATAAATGTCGCAAGGGATCTTGACAAGCCTATTGATGGTCATGCTCCGTTGCTTTCAGGTAAAAATTTGGAAAAATATCTGTCTAAGGGTATAAGTACTGACCATGAATGCAGCAGGTTTAATGAAGCTATTGAAAAAAAGGATAAAGGCATGAAAATAATGGTGAGGGATGCTTCATCAGCTAAAAATCTTGAAGCTCTTTTTGATTTTTCAGATAGGATTGAATATTGGAGAAACAAGGACAATTTCGGATACCTTCCAAACGAAGCACTTGAAAGAATTCTTGAATATCCTATCTTTGACTTTATTGTAAGTGATGACAAGCATGTTGCAGATATTATAAATGGTCATTTAAACGAATCCCTTAAAAAGGCCAAGAGATTGGAACTGGACATTATAGAGCTAATCAAGATGGTAACCTTGGCTCCCGCAATGCATTACAGATTGGATTCCGGTGCAATAATGGAAGGTATGAAAGCTAATTTTGTCGTTGTTGACAATTTGGATGATTTGAATGTCAAACAGACATACGTTGGTGGAAAATTGGTTTTCGATGGTGAAGATGTTCTATTTGATGTTCCTGAAATAAGTGAAATTAACAACTTTGAAGTTGATTACAAGACTCCTGAAGATTTTGAAGTGATCTGCGAATCTGATAAGGCTAGTGTAAATGTAATAAAATGTTTCAATGGGCAACTGCTCACAGAAAAGGTGGAATGTTTCCTTAAAAGTAAAAATGGAATATTGGAATCAAATGTTGACAATGATATTCTCAAGATAGCCAACGTTGAAAGATACGGTGGGAATTCATTGGCCAATGGATTTATACAAGGTTTTAATCTGAAGGAAGGAGCTCTTGCAAGTTCAATCAGCCACGATTCTCATAACATATTGGTTGTTGGAGTAAATTCTCAGGACATGGCAAAGGCTGTAAACCTGGTCATTGAAAACAAGGGGGGCATAGCTGTTGCCAGCAAAAACTATTCGGATTTTCTATCTCTTCCAGTTGCCGGATTAATGACTAACGAGGACTATGGGAAAGTGGCCAACAAGGTTGAGGAGTTGGAAAGGGTTCTAAGATTGTGGGGCTGTAAAATGGATGCTCCGATTACAACGCTTTCCTTCATGGCATTGCTTGTAATACCGTCTTTGAAAATCTCAAACAAGGGTCTTTTTGATGGAGAATCATTTGAATTCATAGATTTAATCAATTAAATCCATATCCTTTTTTCTCAAGTTCTTCCAACAAAATCTTAATGGCTTCCTTGTCTTTTCTGGAACCTACCTTTGTAATCACTCTTTTAGCTTCTTTAAATCTTCCCAAATAGTATTCTGGGTTTTCATCAATTTTTTCCATATTGTGAACTGATTCAACAAGCAAGTCCATTGCACGATTAAGGGGTTTCTTGTTATTTTTTTTAACAATTTCAACCACCTTTGCTTTAATGATGGATTTTTGACTTTTATTTATTGGATCATTAGTTTTAACAACATCTTTGATGCTTTCCACTTCACATTTAAAATAGCTATTTGCACATTTCAGGCTATTGTCCGAATTCAAATAGCTATTTGGTACTGTAGAAAGAGTAGAATAAGTAAATGCAAAAGGATTGTCAACAACATTAACAATGAATTCATTGGTTTTCAAAATATTGTTTAAAGTATGGCTTGTTTTAAAAATCCGGCACATTATACTATGGTTTCCAGTACAAATAACTCCAATGGGTGCAGAATTAGATTTATTGTTATATTTTGTAGTTATTATTGTCTCGTAATGAATTCCTTTTTCCAAACCTATACTTCTTAAATCTTGCATATTATTATATTATTTCATTTATAATATAATAACTTCTAATAAGGTTTATATTAACTATAAAACAAATACTATAATAATAGTTGGAGTGTGATAACTATGGCTTATAAAATGTATGATGAAATGATGGAACAACCAGATGCTCTTAGAAAAACATTTGCATCTGAGATGGAGATAATGGACATCGTTTCTCAAAAGGTATCACAAGCTAATAAAATTTATTTAGTAGGTTGTGGAAGTTCAATATCTACATGTTACAGTGTTAGGGATGCTTTAAGAATGTCTACAAACATGAATGTTGAAGTTTTTACAGGATATGAATTTTTTTATAATAAAAAATTAAACAAGAATGAAAATACTATTGCAATTTTCACATCCCAATCTGGTGAGACTGCAGATACTTTAGCTTCTCTTGAAAAAGCTAATGACTACGGAGTACCTACAGTTTCAATTAGCAATGAACCTGATAGTTCCATGTCTAAAAAAGCTAAATATCCGATTATAACAAGAGGTGATAAAGAAACAGCTATTCTTGGAACTAAAACATATGTGGCGCAATTAGCTTGTCTTTATCAAATATTATTCACAGCTTCTGATTATGAAAATAAGGGAGAATTACTTAATCAGTTAAAAGAAATGCCTGATTTGATTGAAAGGTTACTTAAAACCACTGAGGAAGACAATAAAAAATTAGCGGAGGAATTTAAAGACGAAGATATTTTCTATTGTCTGGGGAGTGGGCCGAATTTCGGGCTTGCATACAAATTGGCAATGACAATGCTTATGGAAGGTGCAATAAAACATGCCTGTCCTGTGTATGCTACTGAATTCAGACATGGTTTAATTGAACGTGTTGAAAAGGATGTTCCTGTAATATTTTTAGATTCTGACTTTGAATCAGATGAAATAACTAAAAAGGCAATTGAGTTTTCCAAAAATCTTGATTTGAAAGTAATTTTATATAAACTTCAGGATTATGCTGATGTTGACAAGTTATTGTCTCCATTCGTATTGGTTGTACCTTTGGAATGGTTCGTTTATTATTTGGCTCATTATAATGGTGAAGATCCAGGAGCTACAAGACATATTGGAAAAGTAAGATACTAAATCTTATTTTTTTTCTTTTTTTGGTGATCTTTTGAAAAACAGTGATGTGGCGTGGAGCGTATTTTTGGGCATTGTAGTTGTTTTAGTTTGTCTCCATATTTTTGGCATAGTGACTTTACATTTTTTTAAGGGTTGGTGGACATTATTTATTATAATTCCTTCTGCTTTGGCTTTATTTAGACCTGAAGATAGGAAAGGAGGAGTTATAGGTCTTATTATTGGACTTTTGCTTTTGATTTCCACAAGAGGAATGGCTAGCTTTTCAGTCATTGTAAAAATAGTCCTTGCAGTGCTTGTTGTGTTTGCTGTTGTCTTCCTTGCAATGGCATTAAAAAGGATATCTGGCAACGGCATGGAGCAATCATATAACGTATTTTTCTCCGGTCAGGAGATAAACTCTTCAGGCACAGTATTCGATGGATGCAATTGTGTTGTGGCCTTTGGAGGCCTTGACTTGGATTTAACAAATGCGGTTTTAAATCAAGACTGTACAATCAATGCCTTTGTAATTTTTGGAGGTATTGATATTCGTGTTCCTGAAAATGCCAATCTAAAAATAAATTCCACAAGCATATTGGGTGGTGTGGATAATAAAACTAATAATTCAAGCAATAATCAATTTACAATTAATATCAATGCAACAGCCACATTTGGCGGTGTTGATATAAAATAATTTTCTTTTTTTAAAAAAATAAGTAAGATGGCTTATTTTAATTGTGCACCATCTTTATATGCGTTTCCCACGCGTTCTCCGATTTTATAATATCCTAAGGTAAATGGATCAAAAGCGATTGCATTTAATTTGGAGATATCCACTTTGCCTTCAGTCAAAACGTCTTCATCAGCTGTAAGGCTTAACACATCTCCGACAACATCACAACCAAATTCTCCTTCTTTAATTTCAACCAATTCACATTCCATACATATTGGAAATTCGTTTATGATTGGAGCGTCCACAATTTCGGATTTTACAGCGGTCATTTTGCTTTTTTCAAATTTGTCTTCAGTATCATTTCCGGAAACTATTCCAAAATAATCTGCTTCAACTACATGATCGGCATCAGCTAAACTTACGGTAAATGCATTTCTTTGCCTTATGTTTTCCATAGTTTTATGTCTAGCTCCCAATTCTAGAATTATCTGGTCGCGACTTTTCATTGTTCCCCATGCGGCATTCATGACATTTACAGTATCATCATCGTTATATGTTGCAATCATCAATACAGGCATTGGAAAAATTCCCATTTTGGTTTCAAGTTGTTTTTTCATTATTTCATCCTCTGGCAAATAATTTATAAAAAAAGTCTTCAGGTTTGTATTTAAAAAATATAAAAAATAAGAAAGTAGAATATTGGTTCTATTCTACAGTAACTTTGGTTTTTGGAGTTTCAACTTTAGGAATGGTAATGATGGTCATTCCGTTATCGTATGCAGCTTTAATTTCGTGAATATTGATTTGGTTTGCAAAGCTGATGCTTTTGACGCATTTTCCTTCTTTTAATTCATCAAGAATTAATTCAGCATCTTCTGCTGCATCAATTTCATCTTTGAATGATGGGAAAATAGCTTCAATGGTGATTTCATAATCTCCAGCTTCAATTTCAATATTTTCTTTTGCTACACCAGGAGTTGCTACTTTAATGTAGTAGTTACCTTTATCTTCAATTAAATCAATGTCTAAGGTTTCAATAACTGTTTGTTTGTAGTCATTTACTTTGTCATTGAATTTTTTGTGTGCAGTTTTTACATTGTCAAAGAATTCATCTACACCTTTGGATAAATCATTTGCTACTTTGTCAGCTATTTGTTTTCCTTGATCGAAAGTATCATTGATTTTATCTTTTTTATCATTAATTTTTTCATTTACTTTTTCTTGGCCTTTGTCGATTTTTTCATTTACTTTTTCTTGGCCTTTTTCAAGTTTTTCATCAACTTTTTCTTGACCTTTATCGATTTTTTCATCGATTTCGTCAGCTTTTGATGAATTTATTTCAATGGTATCTTTTTCGCTCATGTTATTCACACTCCTATTTTAACTAATTTTAATTATGATTGTGTCATTGTTATATATAAACCTATCACTATTCTCTTTGAATTTTTTCAATTTTGTCAATTGTTTCATTTATCTTTTCTATTCCATCTCCTTCCATAGCTGATATGAATATGCTTTCATCAAATTCATCAACATATTGTTGGAGATATTCGTCCTGTTCGATTATGTCCATTTTGTTAAACAATGCAATGATCGGAATTTCGCTGAATACCTTTTCAATTTGTTTGAACAAGTTAAACTGACTTTCAAGGGTAAATCCGCAGGTTTCTGATGCATCAAAGATAAATAAAATTGCATCTGCCAGATGCTCAAGGGCTATTAAAGCGTTCAATTCAATATCATTCATTTCAAGTACAGGCCTATCCAAAAGTCCAGGTGTATCAATAATTTGTATCTCTTGCCAGTGTCTTTCAGTGTGTCCTATTTGAATACCTTTTGTTGTGAACGGATAATTTGCAACTTGAGGGTCCGCTCCTGTAATTTGTCTTAGGAGTGTTGATTTTCCAACATTAGGAAAACCGGCTATAACTATTGTAATCGCATCAAAATCGACGGTTGGCATGTTCCTGAGATTTTGTTTTGCAAAATCTAGCATGTCAAGGTCCTTCTTGATTTTATTTACGACTGATGCAATTCTTCCGTATGCTTGTTTTTGAAGCATGCTTGCACGTTCGGAAGGGTTGTTGCGTATTTTTCCACCATATTCTTTTTCAAGTTGGGTTAAAATACCATATGCCCAATTAAGACCTCCCAATGCTTGTTTTAAATCATCTACACCAACGGTAATGTCAATGTAATCCTGATAGAACTCAGGCATTTCCTCAATGATAGGTACGCTGTCGATAATTGACTTGAGTTTGTCCTTGATTACTTGACAGGCAGTAACAACTCTTGTTTCCTCGATTTTCTTACCTTTTAAATGTTTTGGGATTTTCTGTGTTCTCATTAGGTCTGCGTTTTTCTTTCCTCTTCTAAAACCTTTATCTAATAACTCATCTGGTGTTGGTATGGTTGGAATCATCATTTTAATCACTGAAATACTTTTCCTTGGAATGTGTAAACGTCGCTGCTTGCATCTAACCAGCTATCTGCACTTATTCCTGCTTTCATGCAGGTGTGCTCTAAAAATTCTTGCACATCCATATTATGTTCTACTGCTACTTGCGGGAGTAATAATCCTCTCCTGTATCCTTTTTGAATAATGAGGCCATCACGACCAATTTCTATTTTTTCCAGGTATTCTAAAGGATCGGATACTTCTAACTTTTCCGGAGGGGATAGTACTGTCACTTCAAATGTTAATTCAGGATATTCTTCCATGGTTACTTCCGGAAATCTTGGATCTTCACATGCTGCAGCGATAGCTACATCTATTGTTGCCTGAACTGCACTTTCTACAGGTTCCGGATATCCGATGCATCCTCTCAATTGTCTGTTTTCATTTAAAGTTACGAAAATTCCCATTCTTTCTTTTAGTTCTTCAGGACAATCTTCAGGCACTTCAATTTTTCTGCCTTCATCTAAATAAATCAAAACGGCCTCTTTTGCCAATCCCACTAAATATTGTCCATTTTCATATGATATCATTTTTTTCATCTCCTTTTTTTTGTTTTTATTATTGGCTTCCACCTACAAGTGCATTTAATATTTTAGTATGAGGTCCTCCATCACCTACCGGTGCAGTTTGGCCTCCTTTACCGCAATATCCAACACTTAATTTGAAGTCTTTTCCAACACCATCAACGTTTTTAAGTGTTTCCAGAATATTTCCGGAAAGTGAAACATCTCTTAATGTATTGGTAAGCTCTCCATTTTCAATCTTATATGCTTCAGCAGCATTAAATTGGAAAATTCCTTTTCCAGTGTCTACTTGACCTCCTCTTGAACCTTTAAGGTAGATTCCATCTTTAATATCTTCTATTAATTCATCAAAAGTCATGTCTCCTGGCTGTAGGTAAGTATTACTCATCCTTACAATTGGCTGGTCAGATATTGATGATCTGGCATTTCCAGATGATTCCATACCTAATTTTCCCGCACTTTCTCTTGAATTAAGAAGACTTACAAGTTTTCCATCTTTTACGAGTTGATTTGGTTTTGTTTTGACACCTTCTGCATCATAGGCATAGTATCCAAACCCGTCCTTTAAACTTGCGTCATCAAAAATATTCACAATGTCTGATGCAATCCGTTCTCCAAGTTTGCCTTTAAGGATTGAATCGTTTTGTAAGATTAAATCACCTTCAACAGCATGTCCTAAGGCTTCATGTATGAATACTCCAGTTAGAAGATTGTCAGCTATTATTGGGAATTGTCCTGATGGGGCAGCTTCCGCACTTAATAGCCTAATGGCCTTTTCAGATATTTCTCTTGCAAATTTTTCAATATCTTCATTTTCAATAACCTCAAATCCTTTCACTCCTCCTATGCTGCCATGGCCGAATTGAATCATTTCGCCATTGCTCGCTGCTGAGTTGAGGGACATGGATGTTGTTGTGGTCTGCTGTTCAATTATGGAGCCTTCACTATTTAAAAATAATGAATTGGATTCATTATCCGAATAATTTACAGTAATGCTTGCAATCTCTCCAAAATCCGCTGCTTTATTTGCCTCAAGCAAAACCTCCTTCTTCTCTTCAATACTCACATCTGAAACCGGTATCTTAACATCAGTTTTTACTTTATCTTTAACAACAGGACTTTCTGCAAGTTCCACTTCTCCTTTAAGGGAATTGGATAATTTAATTGAAGTTTCAGCTATCTCATCTAATTTTGAGAAATCATTAGTATAGGCAAAACCCCATGCTCCGTTATTTAATACTCTTATTCTAACTCCTAATTGATTACCAGTGTTTATCTCATCAATATTGCCATCTTTCATTATGAGTCCAGTACTATTCCCTTTTCCTGCCCTAATATCAATGTAATCTACTTTAGGAATAGTTTTTGAGATAACCTTCTGGCATAGATCTATATATTCTTCCATGATTTTTCACCTGATTTAATAATGTAGTTATTTATATTATATATTTATTGAATAATATTAGTATAAACTTTTATAATTTTTCATTAATTAAATAATTAAAGGTGTGATTCGATGGTTATAATTATTGGTTCAGGAGCAGGTGGTGGAATTCTTGCATATGAACTTTCAAAGGTTAACATTCCGGTTACAATAATTGATAAGGGGGATTATATAGAGACTAATGATGGAATCAAACATTATGATGCCTATGACGAAAATATAGATCTGCTTACAACCACTTGTGTTGGAGGTTCCACTATCGTATCCATGGCCAATATGGTTCGTGCATTGGACAATGAGCTTAATGACTATGGAATTGATTTGACAGATGAGTATGATTATGTGGAAAAGCTTATCAACGTTCATGAAATGGACGATTCCCATATAGGGGACGGAACCAGACTATTTTTGGATGCTGCTGGTGAACTTGGTTTGAATGTATCTAAAATGCCAAAGGCAGTATATGAAGAGAAATGTGTTCAATGTGGAATGTGTGCATTGGGCTGTCCTGTAGATGGAAAATGGACTTCCAAATCATTTGTTGATGATGCAATTGAAAATGGAGCGCAATTGATAACAGGGGCAGAAAATATTGGGATATTAACAGAAAACAACGCTGTTGCTGGTGTTAAATATTCAAAGGACGGGGAGGAATTTAAACTGCAATCAGATATTGTTGTCCTTTGTGCAGGGGCTATTAATTCTCCATTATATTTGAGAAAATTGGGCATTTCAAATGCAGGTAGAAAATTATTCTTCGATCCTTTCGTAACCATCGGTGGCGTCATCAAGGGAATTAACTTTAACAAGGAACTCCAGATGGCAGGGCTTGTAATTGGTGATAATTTTGTCCTTTCCCCTCATTTCTCCTCATTTATCAGGGATAAAATTCATGATGA from Methanobrevibacter sp. includes the following:
- a CDS encoding SIS domain-containing protein, with protein sequence MAYKMYDEMMEQPDALRKTFASEMEIMDIVSQKVSQANKIYLVGCGSSISTCYSVRDALRMSTNMNVEVFTGYEFFYNKKLNKNENTIAIFTSQSGETADTLASLEKANDYGVPTVSISNEPDSSMSKKAKYPIITRGDKETAILGTKTYVAQLACLYQILFTASDYENKGELLNQLKEMPDLIERLLKTTEEDNKKLAEEFKDEDIFYCLGSGPNFGLAYKLAMTMLMEGAIKHACPVYATEFRHGLIERVEKDVPVIFLDSDFESDEITKKAIEFSKNLDLKVILYKLQDYADVDKLLSPFVLVVPLEWFVYYLAHYNGEDPGATRHIGKVRY
- a CDS encoding flavin reductase family protein, producing MKKQLETKMGIFPMPVLMIATYNDDDTVNVMNAAWGTMKSRDQIILELGARHKTMENIRQRNAFTVSLADADHVVEADYFGIVSGNDTEDKFEKSKMTAVKSEIVDAPIINEFPICMECELVEIKEGEFGCDVVGDVLSLTADEDVLTEGKVDISKLNAIAFDPFTLGYYKIGERVGNAYKDGAQLK
- a CDS encoding Hsp20/alpha crystallin family protein; translation: MSEKDTIEINSSKADEIDEKIDKGQEKVDEKLEKGQEKVNEKIDKGQEKVNEKINDKKDKINDTFDQGKQIADKVANDLSKGVDEFFDNVKTAHKKFNDKVNDYKQTVIETLDIDLIEDKGNYYIKVATPGVAKENIEIEAGDYEITIEAIFPSFKDEIDAAEDAELILDELKEGKCVKSISFANQINIHEIKAAYDNGMTIITIPKVETPKTKVTVE
- a CDS encoding TIGR00296 family protein — its product is MISYENGQYLVGLAKEAVLIYLDEGRKIEVPEDCPEELKERMGIFVTLNENRQLRGCIGYPEPVESAVQATIDVAIAAACEDPRFPEVTMEEYPELTFEVTVLSPPEKLEVSDPLEYLEKIEIGRDGLIIQKGYRRGLLLPQVAVEHNMDVQEFLEHTCMKAGISADSWLDASSDVYTFQGKVFQ
- a CDS encoding TldD/PmbA family protein, with amino-acid sequence MEEYIDLCQKVISKTIPKVDYIDIRAGKGNSTGLIMKDGNIDEINTGNQLGVRIRVLNNGAWGFAYTNDFSKLDEIAETSIKLSNSLKGEVELAESPVVKDKVKTDVKIPVSDVSIEEKKEVLLEANKAADFGEIASITVNYSDNESNSLFLNSEGSIIEQQTTTTSMSLNSAASNGEMIQFGHGSIGGVKGFEVIENEDIEKFAREISEKAIRLLSAEAAPSGQFPIIADNLLTGVFIHEALGHAVEGDLILQNDSILKGKLGERIASDIVNIFDDASLKDGFGYYAYDAEGVKTKPNQLVKDGKLVSLLNSRESAGKLGMESSGNARSSISDQPIVRMSNTYLQPGDMTFDELIEDIKDGIYLKGSRGGQVDTGKGIFQFNAAEAYKIENGELTNTLRDVSLSGNILETLKNVDGVGKDFKLSVGYCGKGGQTAPVGDGGPHTKILNALVGGSQ
- a CDS encoding DUF447 domain-containing protein produces the protein MQDLRSIGLEKGIHYETIITTKYNNKSNSAPIGVICTGNHSIMCRIFKTSHTLNNILKTNEFIVNVVDNPFAFTYSTLSTVPNSYLNSDNSLKCANSYFKCEVESIKDVVKTNDPINKSQKSIIKAKVVEIVKKNNKKPLNRAMDLLVESVHNMEKIDENPEYYLGRFKEAKRVITKVGSRKDKEAIKILLEELEKKGYGFN
- a CDS encoding NOG1 family protein produces the protein MMIPTIPTPDELLDKGFRRGKKNADLMRTQKIPKHLKGKKIEETRVVTACQVIKDKLKSIIDSVPIIEEMPEFYQDYIDITVGVDDLKQALGGLNWAYGILTQLEKEYGGKIRNNPSERASMLQKQAYGRIASVVNKIKKDLDMLDFAKQNLRNMPTVDFDAITIVIAGFPNVGKSTLLRQITGADPQVANYPFTTKGIQIGHTERHWQEIQIIDTPGLLDRPVLEMNDIELNALIALEHLADAILFIFDASETCGFTLESQFNLFKQIEKVFSEIPIIALFNKMDIIEQDEYLQQYVDEFDESIFISAMEGDGIEKINETIDKIEKIQRE
- a CDS encoding GMC family oxidoreductase N-terminal domain-containing protein; this encodes MVIIIGSGAGGGILAYELSKVNIPVTIIDKGDYIETNDGIKHYDAYDENIDLLTTTCVGGSTIVSMANMVRALDNELNDYGIDLTDEYDYVEKLINVHEMDDSHIGDGTRLFLDAAGELGLNVSKMPKAVYEEKCVQCGMCALGCPVDGKWTSKSFVDDAIENGAQLITGAENIGILTENNAVAGVKYSKDGEEFKLQSDIVVLCAGAINSPLYLRKLGISNAGRKLFFDPFVTIGGVIKGINFNKELQMAGLVIGDNFVLSPHFSSFIRDKIHDETVSNEDILAIMVKTPDDGKGYINDDGSVVKENTINDIRYMAEGCAAAGMILEKAGVDVNTIKSTVYRGAHPGGSAAIGEIVDSNLETSIEGLFVDDASVLPISPGKPPILTILALSKRLADYLKIEN
- a CDS encoding LiaF domain-containing protein, which encodes MKNSDVAWSVFLGIVVVLVCLHIFGIVTLHFFKGWWTLFIIIPSALALFRPEDRKGGVIGLIIGLLLLISTRGMASFSVIVKIVLAVLVVFAVVFLAMALKRISGNGMEQSYNVFFSGQEINSSGTVFDGCNCVVAFGGLDLDLTNAVLNQDCTINAFVIFGGIDIRVPENANLKINSTSILGGVDNKTNNSSNNQFTININATATFGGVDIK
- the ade gene encoding adenine deaminase, whose protein sequence is MKFKAYYLDVLDNTIHPAEISIKNSFFDSIRILSDTNFIPDIDGLILPGFIDAHIHIESTMLTPAQFAKAALRHGTTSVIADPHEIANVLGIEGVDFMIENASKVPFDFYFSAPSCVPATVFETSGAILDSDDIYKLMSRDEIVALGEIMNFPGVIDDDFEVLSKINVARDLDKPIDGHAPLLSGKNLEKYLSKGISTDHECSRFNEAIEKKDKGMKIMVRDASSAKNLEALFDFSDRIEYWRNKDNFGYLPNEALERILEYPIFDFIVSDDKHVADIINGHLNESLKKAKRLELDIIELIKMVTLAPAMHYRLDSGAIMEGMKANFVVVDNLDDLNVKQTYVGGKLVFDGEDVLFDVPEISEINNFEVDYKTPEDFEVICESDKASVNVIKCFNGQLLTEKVECFLKSKNGILESNVDNDILKIANVERYGGNSLANGFIQGFNLKEGALASSISHDSHNILVVGVNSQDMAKAVNLVIENKGGIAVASKNYSDFLSLPVAGLMTNEDYGKVANKVEELERVLRLWGCKMDAPITTLSFMALLVIPSLKISNKGLFDGESFEFIDLIN